CTAGTTCTAATACGTCTTCAGCTCTACTGAGTGTTTTCGCAGGTGCCATTTGCATCAGCTTTTCAGCTATATTTGCAAAACTCGCCAGCACTAGCCCTGATGTCTCTGCTTTTTATCGCACATTCATTGGCGGATCGTGCCTACTTATTCTATCACTTTTTCAATGTCGTGAAGCCATCTTTATTTTACTGAAAAAGCATTTCGGCATGCTATGTCTGGGTGGAGTCCTTCTCACACTGGATTTAACAGCCTGGCACCGCTCAATCAACATCTTAGGCCCCGGAGTCGGGACAATCCTCGTTAATTTTCAGGTATTCTTCCTTGCTGTTGCCGGTTGGATTTTCTTTAAAGAACGCATCACAGTCCGTTTTGCCTTAGCCGTCCCTCTGGCGCTTGCAGGACTTTGCATGCTTATCGGCATCACACTCGACAACCTCCTAACAAGTGAATTCTCAGGCATTGGACTTGGACTTGCCGCAGCACTGTGGCTTGCATTTTACACCCTCATAGTACGCCATATTCAAGTACGTAGCCCGA
This sequence is a window from Halodesulfovibrio aestuarii DSM 17919 = ATCC 29578. Protein-coding genes within it:
- a CDS encoding DMT family transporter, whose product is MPSSNTSSALLSVFAGAICISFSAIFAKLASTSPDVSAFYRTFIGGSCLLILSLFQCREAIFILLKKHFGMLCLGGVLLTLDLTAWHRSINILGPGVGTILVNFQVFFLAVAGWIFFKERITVRFALAVPLALAGLCMLIGITLDNLLTSEFSGIGLGLAAALWLAFYTLIVRHIQVRSPKISPIAVVALVSLASAASMGIFFIWNSTSIVIPTATDGIWLFLYGLVSQATGWLLISRGLPNISTSQAGLTILIMPTLSFIWDILFFARPAGIMELAGGILALTAIWLGTSSQAGAKE